In Buchnera aphidicola (Aphis aurantii), one DNA window encodes the following:
- a CDS encoding FliM/FliN family flagellar motor switch protein, with protein MSKLKKKNDFEKIENSINSIDNIDDKNNSQENISISSDSSEETTCKKKIIFDAPVNITIELGRSKIKIKELLDFSKGSMFFLDRNKNDPLKIFANGKLIALGEIVMSENTYGVKIISIKNSLNTINE; from the coding sequence ATGAGTAAATTAAAGAAAAAAAATGATTTTGAAAAAATTGAAAATTCTATTAATAGTATTGATAATATTGATGATAAAAATAATTCTCAAGAAAATATATCTATTAGTTCTGATAGTTCTGAAGAAACAACATGTAAAAAAAAAATAATATTTGATGCACCAGTTAACATAACTATAGAATTAGGAAGATCAAAAATAAAAATAAAAGAGTTATTAGATTTTTCAAAAGGAAGTATGTTTTTTTTAGATAGAAACAAAAACGATCCTCTGAAAATTTTTGCGAATGGTAAATTAATTGCACTTGGTGAAATTGTTATGTCAGAAAATACATATGGTGTAAAAATTATTAGTATAAAGAATTCTTTGAATACTATAAATGAATAA
- the fliP gene encoding flagellar type III secretion system pore protein FliP (The bacterial flagellar biogenesis protein FliP forms a type III secretion system (T3SS)-type pore required for flagellar assembly.) yields the protein MKNNIESHLVLNNDQSVFNNVNFFQIFISLGEIILLILALSWIVKRMSLKRNKKNSLINIIEKISIGTNESIIVVKVKKVKLILGVTKNNITHLYTLTSQVEDDLPKTSKEEKIMLPKKNFYNSFKKFFQIFLKKTIFYKTISFLFLLFFCPLVYADIPGLTIHNLNNGSQTWSLPVQTLVFLTSLTFLPAFLLMMTSFTRIIIVFGLLRNALGTPYAPPNQILLGLALFLTFFIMSPTFENVYKNAYLPFSREQINMDEAILKGSAPLKKFMLNQTRTSDLELFSKIAHVSGYQDRNDIPMRILLPSFITSELKTAFQIGFTIFIPFLIIDLVVASVLMALGMMMVPPSTISLPFKLMLFVLVDGWQLLVTSLSQSFNM from the coding sequence ATGAAAAATAATATTGAATCGCACTTAGTATTAAACAATGATCAATCAGTTTTTAATAATGTAAATTTTTTTCAAATATTTATTTCGCTAGGAGAGATAATATTACTAATATTAGCTTTGAGTTGGATTGTAAAAAGAATGTCACTTAAAAGGAATAAAAAAAATTCTCTTATAAATATCATAGAAAAAATATCAATAGGAACAAATGAATCTATTATTGTTGTAAAGGTGAAAAAGGTAAAATTAATATTAGGTGTAACCAAAAATAATATTACTCATTTGTATACATTAACTTCTCAAGTAGAAGATGATTTACCTAAGACTAGTAAAGAAGAAAAAATTATGTTACCAAAAAAAAATTTTTATAATTCTTTCAAAAAGTTTTTTCAAATATTTTTGAAAAAAACAATTTTTTATAAAACTATTTCATTTTTATTTTTGTTGTTCTTTTGTCCATTAGTTTATGCTGATATTCCAGGGTTAACAATTCATAATTTAAACAACGGAAGTCAAACTTGGTCATTACCTGTACAAACTTTAGTGTTTTTAACTTCATTAACTTTTCTTCCAGCTTTTCTTTTGATGATGACTAGTTTTACACGAATTATTATTGTTTTTGGGTTATTAAGAAATGCTTTGGGAACGCCGTATGCTCCTCCTAACCAAATATTATTAGGTTTAGCACTTTTTTTAACTTTTTTTATAATGTCTCCAACTTTTGAAAACGTTTATAAAAATGCATATCTTCCCTTTAGTCGGGAGCAAATTAATATGGATGAAGCTATTTTAAAAGGTTCAGCTCCATTAAAAAAATTCATGCTTAATCAAACAAGAACATCTGATTTAGAATTATTTTCAAAAATAGCACACGTGTCTGGGTATCAAGATAGAAATGATATACCTATGCGTATTTTATTGCCTTCATTTATTACAAGTGAATTAAAAACGGCTTTCCAAATTGGTTTCACTATTTTTATACCTTTTTTAATTATTGATTTAGTTGTTGCTAGTGTTTTAATGGCTCTTGGTATGATGATGGTTCCGCCTTCTACAATTTCACTGCCTTTTAAATTGATGTTATTTGTATTAGTAGACGGATGGCAATTACTAGTAACTTCATTATCACAAAGTTTTAACATGTAA
- the fliQ gene encoding flagellar biosynthesis protein FliQ: protein MTPEYVMVLFNHAIKVALMIASPLLLSALISGLIISILQAATQVNEQTLSFIPKIISILATITILGPWMLGVMLDYMHNLFNNIPEIIK, encoded by the coding sequence ATGACTCCTGAGTATGTAATGGTTTTATTTAATCACGCTATAAAAGTTGCATTAATGATTGCATCGCCATTATTATTATCTGCTTTAATTAGTGGATTAATTATTAGTATATTACAAGCGGCTACACAAGTAAATGAACAAACTTTATCATTTATTCCTAAAATAATTTCTATTTTAGCTACAATTACAATACTTGGTCCTTGGATGTTGGGTGTTATGTTGGATTATATGCATAACTTATTTAATAATATACCAGAAATTATAAAATAA
- the fliR gene encoding flagellar biosynthetic protein FliR, with protein sequence MFILNSLQIETIISNFFWPLVRILAFFSTVPVFNDQHINRKTKIILSILISWVIFPFLPKVKIQLFSYMGLILLLEQIFIGIIFGFTCQFLFASINFAGELIGLQMGLSFATFFNANNNIGVSVISRLLNILMLSFFLSMNIHLYLISILIDTFYSIPINIIFLKSNVFLILLKFSSSIFSNSIMLVFPIMIFLLLSNLIMSILNRLSPQISIFSIGFPLNLLIGIVMLYYVVSVSLPIFNNLLNQLIGFLSSTFLKL encoded by the coding sequence ATGTTCATATTGAATAGTTTGCAAATAGAAACGATTATAAGTAATTTTTTTTGGCCGTTAGTACGTATTTTAGCATTTTTTTCAACTGTTCCAGTGTTTAATGATCAACATATAAATAGGAAAACTAAAATAATTTTATCTATATTAATTAGTTGGGTAATATTTCCATTTTTACCCAAAGTCAAAATACAACTATTTTCATATATGGGTTTGATACTTTTATTGGAGCAAATTTTTATTGGTATTATTTTTGGATTTACTTGTCAATTTTTGTTTGCCTCAATTAATTTTGCAGGAGAATTGATAGGGTTACAAATGGGTTTATCTTTTGCGACATTTTTTAACGCAAATAATAACATTGGTGTTTCTGTAATATCTCGTTTATTAAATATTCTAATGTTGTCGTTTTTTTTATCAATGAATATTCATCTTTATTTAATATCTATATTAATTGATACCTTTTATAGTATACCTATTAATATTATTTTTTTAAAAAGTAATGTTTTTTTGATTTTGTTAAAGTTTTCTAGTAGTATTTTTTCAAATAGTATAATGCTTGTTTTTCCAATCATGATTTTTTTATTATTATCTAATTTAATAATGAGTATTTTAAATCGTTTATCTCCTCAAATATCTATTTTTTCTATTGGTTTTCCACTTAATTTGTTAATAGGTATAGTGATGTTGTATTATGTAGTATCTGTTTCTTTGCCTATTTTTAATAATTTATTAAATCAATTAATCGGGTTTTTATCCAGTACTTTTTTAAAATTATAA
- the rpmG gene encoding 50S ribosomal protein L33, with protein sequence MAKKNREKIKMISSSGSGHYYTTTKNKRNTPDKLAFKKYDPTIRKHVLYNEGKIK encoded by the coding sequence ATGGCTAAAAAAAACAGAGAAAAAATAAAAATGATTTCTTCGTCAGGTTCCGGTCATTATTATACTACTACTAAAAACAAAAGAAATACACCAGATAAATTAGCATTTAAAAAATATGATCCAACTATTCGAAAGCATGTACTTTATAATGAAGGAAAAATTAAATAA
- the rpmB gene encoding 50S ribosomal protein L28, with the protein MSRICQVTGKKRMIGNNRSHALNATKRKFLPNIQNHRFWVPEQKKFIKLRISANGMRCIDKNGIGSILDKIKNKK; encoded by the coding sequence ATGTCTCGTATATGTCAAGTTACAGGTAAAAAGCGTATGATTGGCAATAATAGATCACATGCTTTAAATGCAACAAAAAGAAAATTTTTACCAAATATTCAAAATCATAGATTTTGGGTACCAGAACAAAAAAAATTTATTAAATTACGTATATCTGCTAATGGAATGCGTTGTATTGACAAAAATGGAATAGGATCAATACTAGATAAAATTAAAAATAAAAAATAA
- the ppa gene encoding inorganic diphosphatase has product MNYNEIIAGENIPNDIYVIIEIPSNSSPIKYEVDKKSGLLFVDRFISTPMFYPCNYGYVNQTLSMDGDPIDVLVPSLYPIQSQSVIHCKPIGMLKMKDESGDDAKIIAVPKSKICKTYKYINDISDIPKLLKEQIEHFFKYYKKLEKEKWTKIIGWENQQAAKLEISSSYERFSNK; this is encoded by the coding sequence ATGAATTATAATGAAATAATTGCAGGTGAAAATATACCAAACGATATATATGTTATCATTGAAATACCATCTAACTCATCCCCTATCAAATATGAAGTAGATAAAAAATCAGGTTTACTTTTTGTAGATCGTTTTATATCTACCCCAATGTTTTATCCTTGTAATTATGGATATGTCAATCAAACATTATCAATGGATGGTGATCCTATAGACGTATTAGTGCCTTCTTTATACCCGATACAATCTCAATCTGTAATTCACTGTAAACCCATTGGTATGCTTAAAATGAAAGATGAATCAGGAGATGACGCTAAAATTATAGCTGTTCCAAAAAGTAAAATCTGCAAAACATATAAGTATATTAATGATATTTCAGATATACCTAAATTATTAAAAGAACAAATAGAACATTTCTTTAAGTATTATAAAAAACTAGAAAAAGAAAAATGGACAAAAATCATAGGATGGGAGAATCAGCAAGCTGCAAAATTAGAAATTAGTTCTTCATATGAAAGATTTTCAAACAAATAA